The Flavobacteriales bacterium genome window below encodes:
- a CDS encoding J domain-containing protein, which produces MEYDYYKILGINQWASDLEVKKAFRIKAKRFHPDKNREENAHAFFQVLNDAYQTLSDPVKRFHYDQKLNGGHQQSSPIPNSREERRAERRKKNEAFSRSVHQQPITWVPPVWVQYFFYLVGTLFGVTVCYFSFYNIVSGIWNPVMLWVTLLGLIVLMDSVGGLIFGQAVLSQRFFHLLKKTFIPRF; this is translated from the coding sequence ATGGAGTACGATTACTATAAGATACTTGGTATTAATCAGTGGGCTAGTGATCTGGAGGTGAAAAAAGCCTTCAGAATCAAGGCTAAGCGTTTCCATCCGGACAAAAACCGGGAAGAAAATGCCCATGCTTTTTTTCAGGTATTGAACGATGCTTACCAAACTTTATCGGACCCTGTTAAACGCTTTCATTACGATCAAAAGTTAAATGGAGGTCACCAACAAAGTTCTCCCATACCCAATAGCCGCGAAGAACGCCGGGCAGAACGTAGAAAGAAAAATGAGGCCTTTTCGCGTTCGGTGCATCAGCAGCCCATAACCTGGGTGCCTCCAGTTTGGGTTCAATATTTCTTTTACCTGGTGGGAACCTTATTTGGTGTTACGGTGTGCTATTTTTCATTTTATAACATTGTTTCAGGGATTTGGAATCCGGTAATGTTATGGGTTACTTTATTGGGACTAATCGTTTTAATGGATTCGGTGGGAGGTTTGATTTTTGGTCAGGCCGTTTTGAGTCAACGATTTTTTCATCTTTTAAAGAAAACCTTTATTCCCCGTTTTTAG
- a CDS encoding sigma-70 family RNA polymerase sigma factor, with protein sequence MGIFGRNYKTKTDEDLMQAIVKGDSLAFEELYNRYSKPMVNFFCRMLWKDKEKAQDFMQDLFTKIVHKPDSYDASRSFKTWIYSVANNMCKNEYRKQEVRKNTVNMGHENFSVIDEAADQSKKVDHAAFNELLHKELENLEEIQRTTFLLRYKMDLSIKEIAEITEASEGTVKSRIFYTIKKLSEKLRMFDPKLSNAYEK encoded by the coding sequence ATGGGAATTTTCGGAAGGAACTATAAAACAAAGACCGATGAGGATCTGATGCAGGCTATTGTAAAAGGAGATAGTCTTGCCTTCGAGGAGCTGTACAACAGATACAGCAAGCCGATGGTAAACTTCTTTTGCCGTATGCTGTGGAAAGACAAAGAAAAGGCACAGGATTTTATGCAAGATCTTTTTACCAAGATTGTACATAAACCTGATTCCTATGATGCTTCGCGGTCATTTAAAACATGGATCTATTCCGTTGCAAACAACATGTGTAAAAACGAATACAGGAAACAAGAAGTACGGAAAAACACAGTGAACATGGGTCACGAAAATTTTTCTGTAATAGATGAGGCAGCAGATCAATCGAAAAAAGTTGACCATGCCGCATTCAACGAATTATTGCATAAAGAATTGGAAAATCTTGAAGAAATACAACGCACTACTTTTTTATTACGCTATAAAATGGATTTATCCATTAAAGAGATCGCAGAAATAACAGAAGCATCAGAAGGAACAGTAAAATCCAGGATTTTCTATACCATTAAAAAATTATCTGAAAAGCTCAGAATGTTTGATCCCAAATTGAGCAACGCCTATGAAAAATAA
- a CDS encoding putative porin, whose product MSSGFSQTDSSAVFRDNGIYLQGKKIIHDTASLYFQVVSDSNLYSNLGNPGSPSVNFIAQVPEFRINSSSFFLPTTQNTFVLSDIPQTVAHFNIGTNKSQTFYIRHSQRIGNNLRGFIEFNRNRFEGYYNHQLSENSNLISGLRYGGGQQTLKSEVILSYKNAYRQENGGVDDTLFMDNVYRNDKLYLTGLNSAISKQYNWNIDFNNSIRLNKGKNIFSLVIFGNYQFMKHQFSDEKVESYFSDIFIDSLRTDDASSTEGINSGLGFTIKNKKWSSGILGKNYQSNYHNLTFYSKSVNQALFSYVQYSDSIQQLHLSAEVFLYGEYSDDFNLKGNYSRKILAKENIIDFSLAIVKNHPSINTLFYSSNHYQWANVFTPVTTFRSEIVFRKGNALAISVFGQAVQNGVYLDSASVFNQSTDLNFNAGLRIKNCLAIGKHWEFCNQVLVQKTDNSPLFRVPGFAAKSQFMFKGKAWSMSYKTGLDFNYFSKYYANAYNPALSSFYYQDKVSVGNYPLFGLFFEADIYKVTSYIAVQHVTEGLFGRNYFSIPAYPMLSRTLFFGIRWRFMN is encoded by the coding sequence ATGTCTTCCGGATTTTCCCAAACCGACTCTTCGGCAGTATTTAGGGATAACGGAATTTATTTGCAGGGTAAAAAAATAATTCATGATACGGCTTCATTATACTTCCAAGTGGTATCCGATTCAAATTTATACTCTAATTTGGGTAATCCTGGTTCACCTTCTGTAAATTTTATTGCCCAAGTTCCCGAATTCCGTATTAACAGTTCCTCATTTTTTCTTCCGACAACGCAAAACACATTTGTATTAAGCGATATTCCCCAAACTGTAGCACATTTTAATATCGGGACCAATAAAAGTCAAACATTTTATATTCGTCATTCACAAAGAATAGGAAACAACCTAAGAGGATTTATTGAATTCAATAGAAACAGATTTGAAGGCTATTATAATCACCAGCTTTCGGAAAATTCGAATTTAATTTCCGGATTAAGGTATGGGGGGGGGCAACAAACATTAAAATCGGAGGTGATTCTATCCTATAAGAATGCTTACCGCCAGGAAAATGGAGGTGTGGATGATACTTTGTTTATGGACAATGTATATCGAAACGATAAACTTTATTTAACAGGATTAAATTCTGCTATCAGTAAGCAATACAATTGGAATATCGATTTTAATAATTCAATTCGGTTAAATAAGGGGAAAAACATTTTTTCATTGGTAATTTTTGGAAATTATCAATTTATGAAGCATCAATTCTCGGATGAAAAAGTTGAGTCTTATTTTTCAGATATATTCATTGATTCCCTGCGAACGGACGACGCCTCCAGTACAGAAGGAATAAATTCAGGTTTGGGATTTACTATAAAAAACAAAAAGTGGAGTAGTGGAATTCTTGGCAAAAATTATCAAAGCAATTATCATAATCTAACGTTTTATAGCAAGTCGGTCAATCAGGCTTTGTTTTCTTATGTTCAATATTCAGACTCCATTCAACAGCTACATCTATCTGCAGAAGTTTTTCTTTATGGAGAATACAGTGATGATTTTAATTTAAAAGGAAATTATAGCCGGAAAATATTGGCCAAAGAAAACATCATTGATTTTTCATTGGCAATAGTAAAGAATCATCCTTCCATAAATACGTTGTTTTATTCTTCTAATCACTATCAGTGGGCCAATGTATTTACACCTGTTACAACCTTTAGATCTGAAATAGTATTTCGAAAAGGAAATGCATTGGCAATTTCGGTTTTTGGCCAGGCAGTACAGAATGGAGTTTATCTCGACAGTGCTTCTGTATTTAATCAATCGACGGACTTAAATTTTAATGCCGGTTTAAGAATTAAAAATTGTCTAGCTATAGGTAAGCACTGGGAATTTTGCAATCAGGTATTGGTTCAGAAAACAGATAATTCGCCTTTGTTTCGAGTTCCAGGTTTTGCAGCCAAATCTCAATTCATGTTTAAGGGAAAAGCCTGGAGTATGAGTTATAAAACCGGTTTAGATTTTAATTATTTCTCTAAGTATTATGCCAATGCCTATAACCCTGCATTATCCTCATTTTACTATCAGGATAAAGTCTCAGTAGGGAATTATCCCTTGTTTGGATTGTTTTTTGAAGCGGATATTTATAAGGTGACCAGTTACATTGCTGTACAACACGTGACTGAGGGATTATTTGGAAGAAATTATTTCTCAATACCGGCTTATCCAATGCTCAGCCGAACATTATTCTTTGGAATTCGCTGGAGATTTATGAATTAA